One stretch of Zingiber officinale cultivar Zhangliang chromosome 6B, Zo_v1.1, whole genome shotgun sequence DNA includes these proteins:
- the LOC121988517 gene encoding ubiquinol-cytochrome-c reductase complex assembly factor 1-like produces MARFLARWGRAASQLATDLRVGGASPVARRFHRNCSTAITATGGPGGAAPAAAIATSSSPPNRLFNEQEVRLNSLFWSRPCSLSLPPNSPLRVAEPSFEGIKHIILKLMLFYSKRSESIRRAKIVYRRITSQVDKSAIYDVFHLEKTFKTTFSLLVLHMWLILHRLKEEGKDGTEFGQFLYEIYNHDLELRVFKAGVNLLLTKWMKNLEKIFYGNLIAYDAAMVPDAKLDDLATSIWRNVFSGDGSRTSNDAAAAPVQAMARYARRESTCLLLTDKEAIFTGNFMFTSLENHQHKPVKMTNQS; encoded by the exons ATGGCGAGGTTTTTGGCGAGATGGGGAAGAGCTGCCTCCCAACTAGCCACTGACTTACGAGTAGGTGGAGCTTCTCCGGTTGCTCGCCGCTTCCATCGGAACTGCTCCACGGCTATCACCGCCACCGGTGGCCCCGGTGGCGCCGCTCCGGCTGCCGCAATTGCAACCTCTTCTTCACCCCCAAACCGCCTTTTCAACGAGCAAGAG GTTAGACTTAATTCTCTGTTCTGGTCTAGGCCATGCTCATTGTCTTTACCTCCCAACTCTCCATTGAGAGTAGCAGAGCCTTCATTTGAAGGCATCAAGCATATAATACTGAAGTTGATGTTGTTCTATAGCAAACGGAGTGAATCCATCAGAAGAGCAAAAATAGTTTATCGACGAATCACTTCTCAAGTCGACAAGTCTGCTATTTATGATG TCTTTCACTTGGAGAAAACATTTAAAACTACATTTTCCTTGCTTGTGCTTCACATGTGGCTCATCTTACACCGCTTGAAGGAAGAGGGGAAGGATGGAACAGAATTTGGGCAATTCTTGTATGAGATTTACAATCATGATCTGGAGTTAAGAGTTTTCAAGGCTGGG GTCAACTTGTTACTGACAAAATGGATGAAGAACCTGGAGAAGATATTTTATGGAAATTTAATTGCATATGATGCTGCAATGGTTCCAGATGCTAAACTAGATGATCTTGCTACTTCCATATGGAG AAATGTTTTCTCTGGAGATGGTTCTAGGACATCGAATGATGCGGCTGCGGCACCTGTCCAG GCCATGGCCAGATACGCCCGCAGGGAATCAACTTGTCTACTGTTGACAG ACAAGGAAGCTATATTCACAGGCAATTTCATGTTTACCTCGTTGGAGAACCATCagcacaagccagtcaagatgaCAAATCAATCATGA
- the LOC121991290 gene encoding probable glutathione peroxidase 4: MASKLNPNTLSLFSYSLNQVFICPDFEILAFPCNQFLRQEPWDDQKIQEYACTMFKADYPIFHKVKVNGPATAPLYQFLKASKPGFCGSRIKWNFTKFLVDKDGKVLARYGTTTAPLSIEKEIEKALGN; this comes from the exons ATGGCTAGTAAACTCAACCCT AatactctttccttattttcctatTCACTGAACCAAGTTTTTATATGTCCAGATTTTGAGATTCTAGCATTTCCATGCAATCAGTTCTTGAGACAAGAACCTTGGGATGATCAGAAAATACAGGAGTATGCTTGTACAATGTTCAAAGCTGATTATCCAATTTTTCATAAG GTTAAAGTGAACGGCCCAGCGACAGCACCACTTTACCAGTTTCTCAAGGCAAGCAAGCCTGGTTTTTGCGGAAGCAGAATCAAGTGGAATTTCACTAAGTTTCTGGTCGATAAGGATGGCAAGGTCCTTGCTCGCTATGGGACTACCACAGCCCCCCTGTCCATTGAG AAAGAAATTGAAAAAGCACTCGGCAACTAA
- the LOC121988518 gene encoding SUMO-activating enzyme subunit 2-like isoform X1, which produces MGSDSKAEAIKRAKVLMVGAGGIGCEMLKTLALSGFQDIHIIDMDTIEVSNLNRQFLFRQEHVGQSKAKVARDAVLKFVPHINITPYHANVKDPDFNVNFLRQFNVVLNGLDNLDARRHVNRLCLAAEVPLVESGTTGFLGQVTVHVKGRTECYECQPKPMPKTYPVCTITSTPSKFIHCIVWAKDLLFTKLFGDKSQENDLFVCSDDASNSEKPMEDIFKRAPDEDPKQYGKKIYDHVFGYNIEAALVNEETWKNRRQPRPIFLRDALPEKLNLQNTNPEKGCLTDDLSLSVLPFLSLNNPQEVWNLAENSRMFLESLQLFIEKREKDIGNLTFDKDDQLALEFVTAAANIRASCFGIPLHSLFDSKGIAGNIVHAVATTNAIIAGLIVIEAIKVLQEDFENCRMTYCLEHPSRKMLLMPIEPFEPNKSCYVCSETPLLLEVNTRTTTLRDIVEKIIKVKLGMDLPMVMQARTLIYEAGDGLEEDVAANYALNLNKSLANLPAPVTDGTMLTVEDFQQELKCHINIKHRDDFDEEKEPDGMVLSGWTAPEKVGVATSNGESPSADHQITLEPTEPEVVELDAEMLDTKRKLLATLERKEHEEEDHEVLSILVNDDDDDDDVVLLDDHPEANKKLKLQ; this is translated from the exons ATGGGTTCGGATTCGAAGGCGGAGGCTATTAAG CGGGCGAAGGTTCTTATGGTGGGTGCGGGCGGCATTGGTTGCGAGATGCTGAAGACCCTAGCgctttctggatttcaggatatTCACATA ATTGACATGGACACCATTGAAGTCAGTAACCTGAATAGACAATTTTTATTTCGACAAGAGCATGTGGGACAGTCCAAGGCCAAA GTTGCTCGAGATGCTGTCTTGAAGTTTGTACCTCACATTAATATAACACCTTACCATGCAAATGTGAAGGATCCTGACTTTAACGTAAATTTTTTAAGGCAATTTAATGTTGTATTAAATGGTCTGGATAACCTGGATGCTAGACGGCATGTTAATCGTCTTTGCTTGGCTGCTGAAGTCCCTTTGGTTGAAAGTGGAACAACAGGATTTTTAGGGCAG GTTACTGTTCATGTTAAGGGTAGAACTGAGTGCTACGAATGTCAACCAAAACCTATGCCGAAGACTTATCCTGTCTGCACAATCACCAGTACTCCATCGAAG tttATTCACTGCATAGTTTGGGCAAAGGACTTACTCTTCACAAAATTGTTTGGTGATAAAAGTCAAGAGAACGATCTCTTTGTATGTAGCGATGATGCATCTAATTCAGAAAAACCTATGGAAGACATATTTAAGCGAGCACCAGATGAGGATCCCAAGCAGTATGGAAAAAAGATCTATGACCATGTTTTCGGATATAACATTGAAGCTGCTTTGGTTAATGAAGAAACATGGAAAAACAGGAGACAGCCTAGGCCAATCTTTCTTAGAGATGCTTTGCCTGAGAAACTCAACTTGCAGAATACTAATCCTGAAAAAGGCTGCTTGACAGATGATTTGTCATTGTCTGTCCTACCCTTTCTCAGTCTGAACAACCCACAGGAGGTTTGGAATCTTGCTGAGAATTCAAGAATGTTCTTAGAGTCATTACAATTATTCATCGAGAAACGAGAGAAG GATATCGGGAACCTTACCTTTGACAAAGATGATCAATTGGCTCTAGAATTTGTTACTGCCGCCGCAAATATTAGGGCATCTTGCTTTGGGATTCCGTTACATAGCCTTTTTGATTCTAAGGGAATTGCTGGCAACATTGTGCATGCTGTTGCAACAACTAATGCTATTATTGCTGGTTTGATTGTGATCGAAGCAATCAAGGTACTTCAAGAAGACTTTGAGAATTGTAG GAtgacatattgtcttgaacatccATCTAGAAAGATGCTTCTGATGCCCATAGAGCCGTTTGAGCCTAACAAATCTTGTTATGTCTGTTCTGAG ACACCCTTACTACTTGAAGTCAACACTCGAACAACAACACTGAGAGATATCGTTGAAAAGATAATCAAAGTCAAATTGGGCATGGATCTCCCCATGGTAATGCAAGCTAGAACCCTTATCTATGAGGCAGGCGATGGTCTGGAGGAAGATGTTGCTGCTAATTATGCCTTAAACCTCAACAAG AGCTTAGCAAACCTCCCTGCACCAGTTACCGATGGCACCATGCTGACGGTCGAAGATTTTCAGCAGGAGTTAAAATGTCATATAAACATTAAACACAG GGACGACTTCGATGAGGAGAAAGAACCCGACGGAATGGTCCTATCAGGATGGACAGCTCCTGAGAAAGTCGGTGTGGCTACAAGTAATGGAGAAAGCCCATCTGCTGATCATCAAATAACATTAGAACCAACAGAACCTGAAGTGGTTGAATTAGATGCAGAAATGCTCGACACTAAGAGAAAACTGCTTGCTACATTGGAAAGAAAAGAGCATGAAGAAGAAGACCATGAGGTTCTCTCAATTCTTGTCAATGACGACGACGATGACGACGACGTTGTTTTGCTCGATGACCATCCCGAAGCCAATAAGAAGCTGAAGTTGCAGTAG
- the LOC121988518 gene encoding SUMO-activating enzyme subunit 2-like isoform X2: MDTIEVSNLNRQFLFRQEHVGQSKAKVARDAVLKFVPHINITPYHANVKDPDFNVNFLRQFNVVLNGLDNLDARRHVNRLCLAAEVPLVESGTTGFLGQVTVHVKGRTECYECQPKPMPKTYPVCTITSTPSKFIHCIVWAKDLLFTKLFGDKSQENDLFVCSDDASNSEKPMEDIFKRAPDEDPKQYGKKIYDHVFGYNIEAALVNEETWKNRRQPRPIFLRDALPEKLNLQNTNPEKGCLTDDLSLSVLPFLSLNNPQEVWNLAENSRMFLESLQLFIEKREKDIGNLTFDKDDQLALEFVTAAANIRASCFGIPLHSLFDSKGIAGNIVHAVATTNAIIAGLIVIEAIKVLQEDFENCRMTYCLEHPSRKMLLMPIEPFEPNKSCYVCSETPLLLEVNTRTTTLRDIVEKIIKVKLGMDLPMVMQARTLIYEAGDGLEEDVAANYALNLNKSLANLPAPVTDGTMLTVEDFQQELKCHINIKHRDDFDEEKEPDGMVLSGWTAPEKVGVATSNGESPSADHQITLEPTEPEVVELDAEMLDTKRKLLATLERKEHEEEDHEVLSILVNDDDDDDDVVLLDDHPEANKKLKLQ, translated from the exons ATGGACACCATTGAAGTCAGTAACCTGAATAGACAATTTTTATTTCGACAAGAGCATGTGGGACAGTCCAAGGCCAAA GTTGCTCGAGATGCTGTCTTGAAGTTTGTACCTCACATTAATATAACACCTTACCATGCAAATGTGAAGGATCCTGACTTTAACGTAAATTTTTTAAGGCAATTTAATGTTGTATTAAATGGTCTGGATAACCTGGATGCTAGACGGCATGTTAATCGTCTTTGCTTGGCTGCTGAAGTCCCTTTGGTTGAAAGTGGAACAACAGGATTTTTAGGGCAG GTTACTGTTCATGTTAAGGGTAGAACTGAGTGCTACGAATGTCAACCAAAACCTATGCCGAAGACTTATCCTGTCTGCACAATCACCAGTACTCCATCGAAG tttATTCACTGCATAGTTTGGGCAAAGGACTTACTCTTCACAAAATTGTTTGGTGATAAAAGTCAAGAGAACGATCTCTTTGTATGTAGCGATGATGCATCTAATTCAGAAAAACCTATGGAAGACATATTTAAGCGAGCACCAGATGAGGATCCCAAGCAGTATGGAAAAAAGATCTATGACCATGTTTTCGGATATAACATTGAAGCTGCTTTGGTTAATGAAGAAACATGGAAAAACAGGAGACAGCCTAGGCCAATCTTTCTTAGAGATGCTTTGCCTGAGAAACTCAACTTGCAGAATACTAATCCTGAAAAAGGCTGCTTGACAGATGATTTGTCATTGTCTGTCCTACCCTTTCTCAGTCTGAACAACCCACAGGAGGTTTGGAATCTTGCTGAGAATTCAAGAATGTTCTTAGAGTCATTACAATTATTCATCGAGAAACGAGAGAAG GATATCGGGAACCTTACCTTTGACAAAGATGATCAATTGGCTCTAGAATTTGTTACTGCCGCCGCAAATATTAGGGCATCTTGCTTTGGGATTCCGTTACATAGCCTTTTTGATTCTAAGGGAATTGCTGGCAACATTGTGCATGCTGTTGCAACAACTAATGCTATTATTGCTGGTTTGATTGTGATCGAAGCAATCAAGGTACTTCAAGAAGACTTTGAGAATTGTAG GAtgacatattgtcttgaacatccATCTAGAAAGATGCTTCTGATGCCCATAGAGCCGTTTGAGCCTAACAAATCTTGTTATGTCTGTTCTGAG ACACCCTTACTACTTGAAGTCAACACTCGAACAACAACACTGAGAGATATCGTTGAAAAGATAATCAAAGTCAAATTGGGCATGGATCTCCCCATGGTAATGCAAGCTAGAACCCTTATCTATGAGGCAGGCGATGGTCTGGAGGAAGATGTTGCTGCTAATTATGCCTTAAACCTCAACAAG AGCTTAGCAAACCTCCCTGCACCAGTTACCGATGGCACCATGCTGACGGTCGAAGATTTTCAGCAGGAGTTAAAATGTCATATAAACATTAAACACAG GGACGACTTCGATGAGGAGAAAGAACCCGACGGAATGGTCCTATCAGGATGGACAGCTCCTGAGAAAGTCGGTGTGGCTACAAGTAATGGAGAAAGCCCATCTGCTGATCATCAAATAACATTAGAACCAACAGAACCTGAAGTGGTTGAATTAGATGCAGAAATGCTCGACACTAAGAGAAAACTGCTTGCTACATTGGAAAGAAAAGAGCATGAAGAAGAAGACCATGAGGTTCTCTCAATTCTTGTCAATGACGACGACGATGACGACGACGTTGTTTTGCTCGATGACCATCCCGAAGCCAATAAGAAGCTGAAGTTGCAGTAG
- the LOC121988518 gene encoding SUMO-activating enzyme subunit 2-like isoform X3 has product MQIRHVNRLCLAAEVPLVESGTTGFLGQVTVHVKGRTECYECQPKPMPKTYPVCTITSTPSKFIHCIVWAKDLLFTKLFGDKSQENDLFVCSDDASNSEKPMEDIFKRAPDEDPKQYGKKIYDHVFGYNIEAALVNEETWKNRRQPRPIFLRDALPEKLNLQNTNPEKGCLTDDLSLSVLPFLSLNNPQEVWNLAENSRMFLESLQLFIEKREKDIGNLTFDKDDQLALEFVTAAANIRASCFGIPLHSLFDSKGIAGNIVHAVATTNAIIAGLIVIEAIKVLQEDFENCRMTYCLEHPSRKMLLMPIEPFEPNKSCYVCSETPLLLEVNTRTTTLRDIVEKIIKVKLGMDLPMVMQARTLIYEAGDGLEEDVAANYALNLNKSLANLPAPVTDGTMLTVEDFQQELKCHINIKHRDDFDEEKEPDGMVLSGWTAPEKVGVATSNGESPSADHQITLEPTEPEVVELDAEMLDTKRKLLATLERKEHEEEDHEVLSILVNDDDDDDDVVLLDDHPEANKKLKLQ; this is encoded by the exons ATGCAAAT ACGGCATGTTAATCGTCTTTGCTTGGCTGCTGAAGTCCCTTTGGTTGAAAGTGGAACAACAGGATTTTTAGGGCAG GTTACTGTTCATGTTAAGGGTAGAACTGAGTGCTACGAATGTCAACCAAAACCTATGCCGAAGACTTATCCTGTCTGCACAATCACCAGTACTCCATCGAAG tttATTCACTGCATAGTTTGGGCAAAGGACTTACTCTTCACAAAATTGTTTGGTGATAAAAGTCAAGAGAACGATCTCTTTGTATGTAGCGATGATGCATCTAATTCAGAAAAACCTATGGAAGACATATTTAAGCGAGCACCAGATGAGGATCCCAAGCAGTATGGAAAAAAGATCTATGACCATGTTTTCGGATATAACATTGAAGCTGCTTTGGTTAATGAAGAAACATGGAAAAACAGGAGACAGCCTAGGCCAATCTTTCTTAGAGATGCTTTGCCTGAGAAACTCAACTTGCAGAATACTAATCCTGAAAAAGGCTGCTTGACAGATGATTTGTCATTGTCTGTCCTACCCTTTCTCAGTCTGAACAACCCACAGGAGGTTTGGAATCTTGCTGAGAATTCAAGAATGTTCTTAGAGTCATTACAATTATTCATCGAGAAACGAGAGAAG GATATCGGGAACCTTACCTTTGACAAAGATGATCAATTGGCTCTAGAATTTGTTACTGCCGCCGCAAATATTAGGGCATCTTGCTTTGGGATTCCGTTACATAGCCTTTTTGATTCTAAGGGAATTGCTGGCAACATTGTGCATGCTGTTGCAACAACTAATGCTATTATTGCTGGTTTGATTGTGATCGAAGCAATCAAGGTACTTCAAGAAGACTTTGAGAATTGTAG GAtgacatattgtcttgaacatccATCTAGAAAGATGCTTCTGATGCCCATAGAGCCGTTTGAGCCTAACAAATCTTGTTATGTCTGTTCTGAG ACACCCTTACTACTTGAAGTCAACACTCGAACAACAACACTGAGAGATATCGTTGAAAAGATAATCAAAGTCAAATTGGGCATGGATCTCCCCATGGTAATGCAAGCTAGAACCCTTATCTATGAGGCAGGCGATGGTCTGGAGGAAGATGTTGCTGCTAATTATGCCTTAAACCTCAACAAG AGCTTAGCAAACCTCCCTGCACCAGTTACCGATGGCACCATGCTGACGGTCGAAGATTTTCAGCAGGAGTTAAAATGTCATATAAACATTAAACACAG GGACGACTTCGATGAGGAGAAAGAACCCGACGGAATGGTCCTATCAGGATGGACAGCTCCTGAGAAAGTCGGTGTGGCTACAAGTAATGGAGAAAGCCCATCTGCTGATCATCAAATAACATTAGAACCAACAGAACCTGAAGTGGTTGAATTAGATGCAGAAATGCTCGACACTAAGAGAAAACTGCTTGCTACATTGGAAAGAAAAGAGCATGAAGAAGAAGACCATGAGGTTCTCTCAATTCTTGTCAATGACGACGACGATGACGACGACGTTGTTTTGCTCGATGACCATCCCGAAGCCAATAAGAAGCTGAAGTTGCAGTAG